A genomic window from Diospyros lotus cultivar Yz01 chromosome 2, ASM1463336v1, whole genome shotgun sequence includes:
- the LOC127795481 gene encoding mitochondrial import inner membrane translocase subunit TIM8, giving the protein MDPSSLNSAELQQLINQEKEAAMVNEMVSKMTSVCWDKCITSTPGSKFSSSESSCLSNCAQRYMDMSLIIMKRFQSMGSMH; this is encoded by the exons ATGGATCCGTCATCTCTGAACTCTGCCGAACTGCAGCAGTTGATCAAT CAAGAAAAGGAGGCGGCCATGGTTAACGAGATGGTGTCAAAGATGACTAGCGTGTGTTGGGACAAATGCATCACCAGTACTCCCGGAAGCAAGTTCAGCTCCAGTGAATCGTCGTGCCTTTCCAACTGCGCTCAGCGCTACATGGATATGAGTCTCATCATCATGAAACGCTTTCAGTCGATGGGATCCATGCACTAA
- the LOC127795480 gene encoding probable protein S-acyltransferase 7 isoform X1, which produces MYAVAPPPTSSNSAAGPGDETAAVRTYQTWKGSNIFFLQGRFIFGPDVRSLFLTMFLIVAPVAVFCVFVARKLLDDFSHHLGILIMVVVIVFTLFDLLLLLMTSGRDPGIIPRNAHPPEPESYDGNAEVGSGLTPRLPRSKDVVVNGVTVKIKYCDTCMLYRPPRCSHCSICNNCVERFDHHCPWVGQCVGLRNYRFFFMFVSSTTLICVYVFGFCWVYIKKITESEKTSVWKAMTKSPASLVLIIYTFIAVWFVGGLTIFHLYLMSSNQSTYENFRYRYDGRSNPYNRGTIRNLQEILCTSIPPSKNKFRAKVLKEPGIPPRLVAGSFVGRSNMEKPVVADDIEAGNKPNCRDEDETVRFSNDESVDKDEGSDLSRNLTSDAADVRITLHPRRSSWGRRSGSLDISPEVLAFAASQVGDSDRSSGLNLTENGQ; this is translated from the exons atgtatgCGGTGGCTCCTCCGCCTACGAGTTCCAACTCGGCCGCCGGACCCGGCGATGAAACGGCGGCGGTCCGCACTTACCAGACCTGGAAAGGCAGCAAC ATATTTTTTCTTCAGGGGAGGTTCATATTCGGACCTGATGTGAGATCACTTTTCCTAACGATGTTCCTTATAGTTGCCCCAGTTGCTGTTTTCTGTGTCTTTGTTGCCAGAAAATTGCTGGATGATTTTTCTCATCATTTGGGAATATTAATAATGGTGGTGGTTATTGTTTTCACATTATTT GACTTGTTACTCCTACTAATGACCTCTGGGAGAGACCCTGGCATAATTCCTCGCAATGCTCACCCTCCAGAGCCAGAAAGTTATGATGGAAATGCTGAAGTTGGGTCTGGCCTAACACCCCGTTTGCCCCGCAGCAAGGATGTGGTTGTCAATGGAGTAACTGTGAAGATCAAATATTGTGACACCTGCATGCTTTATCGACCTCCTCGATGCTCTCACTGTTCAATATGCAATAACTGTGTTGAGCGGTTTGACCATCACTGCCCTTGGGTTGGTCAGTGTGTTGGATTG AGGAATTACAGGTTCTTTTTCATGTTTGTGTCGTCGACAACTCTTATTTGCGTATACGTATTCGGGTTTTGCTGGGTTTACATCAAGAAGATCACAGAGAGTGAGAAAACATCGGTCTGGAAAGCGATGACCAAGAGCCCTGCTTCCTTGGTGCTAATAATTTACACTTTCATAGCAGTCTGGTTCGTGGGCGGCCTTACCATCTTTCATCTTTATCTCATGAGTTCAAACCAG TCGACATACGAAAATTTTAGATACCGATACGATGGACGCTCCAATCCTTATAACCGCGGAACGATCAGGAATTTGCAAGAGATTCTCTGCACCAGCATTCCCCCATCAAAGAACAAATTCAGAGCAAAGGTGCTAAAGGAGCCGGGAATTCCCCCTCGCCTGGTGGCCGGTAGTTTTGTTGGCCGCTCAAACATGGAAAAACCAGTAGTGGCTGACGACATAGAAGCAGGAAACAAGCCTAACTGCAGGGATGAAGATGAAACCGTGCGATTCAGCAACGATGAAAGTGTGGACAAGGACGAAGGATCGGATTTAAGCAGGAACCTGACCAGTGATGCTGCAGATGTCCGAATTACATTACATCCAAGGCGATCCAGCTGGGGGAGGAGAAGCGGGAGCCTGGACATATCGCCTGAAGTTCTCGCCTTTGCCGCATCCCAAGTTGGGGATTCCGATCGGAGCAGCGGCCTGAACTTGACGGAGAACGGGCAATGA
- the LOC127795480 gene encoding probable protein S-acyltransferase 7 isoform X2 codes for MFLIVAPVAVFCVFVARKLLDDFSHHLGILIMVVVIVFTLFDLLLLLMTSGRDPGIIPRNAHPPEPESYDGNAEVGSGLTPRLPRSKDVVVNGVTVKIKYCDTCMLYRPPRCSHCSICNNCVERFDHHCPWVGQCVGLRNYRFFFMFVSSTTLICVYVFGFCWVYIKKITESEKTSVWKAMTKSPASLVLIIYTFIAVWFVGGLTIFHLYLMSSNQSTYENFRYRYDGRSNPYNRGTIRNLQEILCTSIPPSKNKFRAKVLKEPGIPPRLVAGSFVGRSNMEKPVVADDIEAGNKPNCRDEDETVRFSNDESVDKDEGSDLSRNLTSDAADVRITLHPRRSSWGRRSGSLDISPEVLAFAASQVGDSDRSSGLNLTENGQ; via the exons ATGTTCCTTATAGTTGCCCCAGTTGCTGTTTTCTGTGTCTTTGTTGCCAGAAAATTGCTGGATGATTTTTCTCATCATTTGGGAATATTAATAATGGTGGTGGTTATTGTTTTCACATTATTT GACTTGTTACTCCTACTAATGACCTCTGGGAGAGACCCTGGCATAATTCCTCGCAATGCTCACCCTCCAGAGCCAGAAAGTTATGATGGAAATGCTGAAGTTGGGTCTGGCCTAACACCCCGTTTGCCCCGCAGCAAGGATGTGGTTGTCAATGGAGTAACTGTGAAGATCAAATATTGTGACACCTGCATGCTTTATCGACCTCCTCGATGCTCTCACTGTTCAATATGCAATAACTGTGTTGAGCGGTTTGACCATCACTGCCCTTGGGTTGGTCAGTGTGTTGGATTG AGGAATTACAGGTTCTTTTTCATGTTTGTGTCGTCGACAACTCTTATTTGCGTATACGTATTCGGGTTTTGCTGGGTTTACATCAAGAAGATCACAGAGAGTGAGAAAACATCGGTCTGGAAAGCGATGACCAAGAGCCCTGCTTCCTTGGTGCTAATAATTTACACTTTCATAGCAGTCTGGTTCGTGGGCGGCCTTACCATCTTTCATCTTTATCTCATGAGTTCAAACCAG TCGACATACGAAAATTTTAGATACCGATACGATGGACGCTCCAATCCTTATAACCGCGGAACGATCAGGAATTTGCAAGAGATTCTCTGCACCAGCATTCCCCCATCAAAGAACAAATTCAGAGCAAAGGTGCTAAAGGAGCCGGGAATTCCCCCTCGCCTGGTGGCCGGTAGTTTTGTTGGCCGCTCAAACATGGAAAAACCAGTAGTGGCTGACGACATAGAAGCAGGAAACAAGCCTAACTGCAGGGATGAAGATGAAACCGTGCGATTCAGCAACGATGAAAGTGTGGACAAGGACGAAGGATCGGATTTAAGCAGGAACCTGACCAGTGATGCTGCAGATGTCCGAATTACATTACATCCAAGGCGATCCAGCTGGGGGAGGAGAAGCGGGAGCCTGGACATATCGCCTGAAGTTCTCGCCTTTGCCGCATCCCAAGTTGGGGATTCCGATCGGAGCAGCGGCCTGAACTTGACGGAGAACGGGCAATGA
- the LOC127795366 gene encoding bidirectional sugar transporter N3-like, which translates to MAGFSGHNLAFAFGLLGNVISFFVFLSPLPTFYQIYKKKSTEGFQSVPYIVALFSAMLLMYYAFLKSNATLLITINSFGCFIEAIYIGFYIFYTPKKLPTVKLLSLMMGSFGLILVITCFLVNGPMRVHIVGWICLIFSVSVFAAPLGILKQVMRTKSVEFMPFSLSFSLTLNAVMWFFYGLLIKDFNIAIPNVLGFVFGVLQMVLYLKYKDGNKGVKELKLPAAADQIPSKVVVVAEEKKMPVPEQVTIDMAKLREIILSSEMMPAVVVPNLNGHAMAAAELHLAKPNIEVPVLA; encoded by the exons ATGGCTGGATTCTCTGGTCACAATTTGGCCTTCGCCTTCGGCCTTCTTG GCAACGTTATCTCCTTCTTCGTCTTCCTTTCGCCGCT GCCGACGTTTTACCAAATATACAAGAAGAAGTCGACGGAAGGGTTTCAGTCAGTGCCATACATAGTCGCCTTGTTCAGCGCCATGCTGCTCATGTACTACGCTTTCCTCAAGTCCAATGCCACCCTTCTCATCACCATCAACTCCTTCGGCTGCTTCATTGAGGCCATTTACATCGGCTTTTACATTTTTTACACTCCCAAGAAG TTGCCCACTGTGAAGCTACTCTCTCTAATGATGGGGAGTTTCGGCCTGATCCTTGTCATCACTTGCTTTCTCGTGAATGGTCCCATGCGAGTGCACATTGTTGGCTGGATTTGCCTGATATTTTCTGTGAGCGTATTCGCTGCGCCCCTGGGGATtctg AAACAAGTGATGCGAACAAAAAGCGTGGAGTTCATGCCATTTTCCTTGTCATTTTCCCTCACACTTAATGCTGTCATGTGGTTCTTCTATGGCCTTCTAATAAAAGACTTCAATATTGCT ATTCCAAACGTGCTGGGATTCGTCTTCGGCGTTCTCCAGATGGTGCTTTATCTAAAGTACAAGGATGGAAATAAAGGTGTGAAGGAGCTAAAGCTTCCTGCAGCGGCTGATCAAATACCAAGcaaggtggtggtggtggcggaggagaagaagatgccGGTCCCGGAGCAAGTGACCATCGACATGGCGAAGCTGAGAGAAATAATTCTGAGTTCAGAAATGATGCCTGCAGTAGTGGTCCCAAACCTAAATGGACATGCCATGGCTGCAGCAGAGCTTCACCTGGCCAAGCCAAACATTGAAGTCCCCGTGCTGGCCTAA